The genome window GAAGATATTGGCTTCATCTTCACTAACTGAAGACATAGAGCCAATTTGATAAGCAGCAGCAAAAATTCCCATAAAAATGAAAAATGTGATTATTCTTACTTTATTCACAATAGCATTTCTTGTACACAATATTTGAGGGTTAGTATAGGCGCAGATTTAATTAAACCAAATTATATTTTTTTGTATGAAAAAGGAATTATCCTTTGCATTAAACTATGCATTAAACAAAGGATTCCAAATTCATCCAGATGCTTTTAAAATATTAGAAAATGTAGATGTAAAAAAATTAGAGAGGATAATAAAGGAAATAGTAAGACAGAAAACAAAACAAAAACTATTTCAGATTAACCAGGATGATTTAGAGACTTATCTCGGAATTAAGGAGGACTTGACACTTCAAAATGAAATCAAAGTGATATTTGAACCAACCAACAAGATAACATCAGGTGAAGGAGTTAAAGGTTATAATGCTTTATTTTCAAGTCGTTTTAACAAACTTAAACGAATTATTTCAGATAGACCAGAATCAAGATTATTGAAATCTGCAGCATTAGTTAAAACTACAAAAAATGATGATGATGTTTATGTATGTGGTCTTGTATCAGTCAGAAGTACTGAAAGAAATATCACAAAATTGGTTCTTGAGGACCCTTCAGGCTCATTTGAAGGAATTGTTTTTGATAATGAGCTGCAAAAGACTGCAGGAACTCTTCTAATTGATCAATTTGTAATGGCAAGAGTAGGTTTAGCAAAGAATTCAGGATATATAATCAAAGATTTGATCTTGCCAGATATTCCAGAACAGGTCAAAAACAAATCAGAGACTGAAGCATACGCAGTATTTCTTTCAGATTTGCATATTGGAAGTAAATATTTCATGGAGGAGGAGTTTGCAGAGTTTATTTCATGGATATCTAGTCCTGATCCAACTGCTAGAAAAATTCGTTTTGTCCTAATTGGTGGAGATGTAGTTGATGGGGTTGGAATTTATCCAAATCAGAATAAAGAATTGATTTGTTTAACCATTCAAGAGCAATTAAAAAAGGTAGAGGATTTGATTGATAAAATTCCAAAAAATATAAAGATTGTCATTATGCCTGGAAACCACGATCCTGGAAGAAGGGCATTGCCACAACCTGCTATACCAAAAAAATACAATTCAGGTTTATGGGATAGAGAGAATGTGATAATGGTTGGAAATCCTGCGGTAGTCTCATTGAATGGTGTAAGAGTAATGATGTTTCATGGACAAAGTATTGATGATATAGTAAAAACCACACCTGGATTAAGTTATGATAAACCAACAAATGTTATGAAACACCTTCTTAGAGCAAGACATTTGAGTCCAATTTATGGCAGTCAGACACCAATAGCACCTGAAATAGAGGATTTTTTAGTTATTGAGGATATTCCAGATATTTTTCATGTTGGACATGTTCATAGAGCAGAGTTAGATATGTACAAAGGAATTTTGTTAATTAATTCAGGTTCATGGCAAAAACAAACTCCTTTTCAGGCAAGTGTAGGAATGACTCCAAATCCAGGAATAGCTATTATGGTAAATTTGAAAACTTTCCAAGTTTTTCATGAAAATTATAGTTCAAACTTAAATAATATCTTGCAAAGTTAGCTCGTTTTTGAAGGATTTTTTTATCATTTCAGATGAGACCGTAAGTTTGTATTTTTTAGTTCTACCATGTATTCCTTGATGGATAATTCGTCCGGAAATAATTCCAGACATTTCAATTTCACTTAGCATTTGTGTGACTCTTCTTTGAGTAAGTTCATTGCGTCCTACTATTTTACAGAGATTTTTGTATGATGAATAAATCTCTCCTGTAGATGATCCATTTGCTTTCATTATTGCAATAATCACTAATTTTTCATGAAGTGGGTATGATTTTAGGGATGTTTCCTCTTTATTTTCCTCAATTTTTTGAGTTGCTTCTCTAACATGCTCAATTGTAACCTTGTCAGATTGTTGTCTTTCTGCAATTTCACCAGCAACGCGAATCAAATCGATTGCTCTACGAGCATCGCCATGTTCTCCCCCTGCAAGGGCTGCACATAGATTTAAAGCTGGTTCTTCAACTGAGTTCTCTATAAATGAATCATGAATTCTTTCTTCAAGAATTTTTTTGATTTGTTCTACATTATAATTTGTAAATACAATCTCTTCTTCACCAAGACTACTGATTACCCTAGGATCAAGTTTTTCTTTGAATGTTAAATCATTTGAAATTCCTACCAAAGTCAAAGATCCTTGTTTTAGACGTTCATTTGCTCTCGTAAATTGATATAAAATATCTTTACCTGTTTTCGCTATTAATTGGGCAAGATAATCAATCTCATCAATTACAAAAATGGCATTAAGTTTGTCTTCATCAATTTTATTTAGTAGTCTCTTAAAGACCTCACTTGTTGCCAAACCTGTTGAGGGTAATTCCTTTTCAGTCAGGTTTAGTTGCCTGCCTAGATTAACAAGTAAACCATATAGTGTTGTTTCGTCTTTTGAGTTAGAATATATTAATTTAATTGGAAAATTAGTTTTTTCAACTCTTTCTTGGATTTTTGAAAGTACTTTTTTAACTACTAATGTTTTACCTGTCCCAGGTTTTCCATAAACTAGAAGATTAGAAGGTCTAGATTGTTTTAGTATTGGTAATAAGGATTGTGTGACTTGTTCTTGTTCAGAATTTCTATGTAGAATGGTATTTGGAATGTATGTGAAATGAAGAATGTCTCTGTTTTTTATTATAGATTTTCCAGATTCTGCTGCATCAAGCATTCTTTCAATAGGATCAGACATACTCACACACCCTCATTTCCTACCAATGTTATCATATTCATATCTGAATTATGAGGGTATAGTATAGAATAGTAATTGTAGTTTAGTTTGTAATTAATTATTTTTAGTTAGTTTTAGATTTCTAAAAAAAAATAAATAAAAAAAGACAGAGTGGAAATATTGGTGTGTGGGTAAATCTAGTTTTTTGAGTTAACGTTTTTGTTAATGGGATGTTAAGAAATTTCAAAAAAAGCCTATTTTGACCCTTTCATTTCCACTCCAGGCGTTAAGATTGATGTTAACAGTGTTAATACCTTTATTTTGACCCTTTCATTTCCACTCCAGGCGTAAAAGTAATCTATCTTAGAATGTTTAATGATAAACCTGTGTTAATAACAAAAAATAGGTCAGGCGTGGCTTACGCAGTCAATGTTAACAAACTATTTTGTTAACAAACATGATCGGATCTATTGAACTGTTAACATCTGACTTTGTAGATCCGACCGATGGCCAAAAAACGTATTAGAATAGGTATGGAGGATGCAGACGGTGCACGTTATGATATTAAACTAGAAGGCAATGTGACCAGAGAAAAAGTCCTTAAAATATTTGAGATGATGGATTTGATGAATATTGAAGAAGATTTACCAGAAACAATTAATATGGACTCAATTGGCTCTAAAATTTGGTATATTGTGGATAAATTTTTCCCAATGGGCAAATTTACATCCACAAATATTCTTGAAAAATATGAAGATGAATTTAATGAACCTGTAAAACTAAGTATAATTTCTACATATTTGTCTAGATTTTCTTCAAAAGGTAGGGTGGATAGAATTAGGACAGGTCGTGAATGGACTTACCAAACCATTAAAATTGGCCAAAATCAACATTAATTACTTAAGAAATAACCACTTTTCTTACTATTAATCTATCTTTTCCAAGAATTACTTTAACATATTCACCTTTTTGAATATCCATATATTTTCTAAATTGTTTAGGGATTGAAATTGTACCAGCCGAAGTGATTTTTACTAAAACTTCATTTTCCTGTACTGACATATTACCATTATAATTTATTAATATATATAATTTATTAAAATATATAATTAATAATTAAATATAAAATTAGGCCTATTTTACTATAATTAATCTAAAACACTACAAATTATTTTGTAAAAGAACTTATGTGATTGCTGGGTTTAATTCACTTTGTTCTATTTTTGCTATCCCTTTTTTGGTAATTGAATAAGTATATGGCTTAGTTTCAGTATTTCTTTGTACATATCCATCTTCAAATAACTTCTTCATTAATCTTGAAGTATGTTCCCTACTACGTTTTAATGTGATTTGTATATCACGTGATGTCATAGTTTTGTTTGTGATTAAATGCAACACATAATCTATTGGATTTATGTGATTTGGAGGAGGAACGCTAGGCAGAGAAACAGGTTTTTCATGAATAACTTCAGGTTTGTTAGTGTTTTCACTCTTATTTTCCTGAACTTCATTCCTTGCTAATTTTTCTAAGAACTGCTTTAGTTCTAGATTAGGATCTTCTATTTTTTGCTCATTTTCTTGTATTTCTAATGCATCTAGGCGTATTTTCATATCAATTAACTGTTTTTCATAATACTCTAGACGTTCAGATTGTGATGCATCATAGATTTCGCCTCTAGGCTTTACAAATGGACGTACTTTATAGTATGAATACAACCCTACTAATCCAATTAAAAATGCCAAAATCACACCTAAAATTACTTCAGGTTCAGGAATTTCTATTAACATCACAACTTTTACGCCTAAATTGTGATTTATTGTGATTGAACAATATTATTTCACACTTTGGATTGACAAACTCACACATACAATCACAATTATTATCACACCTAATTCAACTTTGTACTTAATTTACTCACACATACATCACATATTACATGCACGACGAACAAGCTTATCAATCACACTAATGACTTCATCTTCTCTTTCAGGAAATATATCACTCTCATTAATCACACTAATTTGTTCGGAAAGTTTGGATATCACATCTATATCATCAGGTAAAAGTATGCCTAAACCACGTAAAAGTATGATTGAGTAATACAATCCAATTAATTTCTCTCTAGATTGTTTAACTTGCCTGTAATAGGCACCTTTTGTTATAGAAAATTTAGATTCTAAAAGATCTTTTTGATTTAAAATAATTTCAATTTGTCGCTCCGTAAACAGAGATTTTTTGATAATTTTACTAATAATATTATTAAATTTGGATTGTTCAATATCGTTCATAGCTATACAAATCTGTATATCGGTATTCCAATTAAACTTTAAAGAGCCATGTACAAATTTCATTTATGGCTGGAAATAAAATTGAGACATTCTTAAACTTAGAATTAAAAAAGAAAAATGCATTACTATTTGTATTAATTGATTCAGAAGTATCAAATTTAGAAGCATCACGCAAGCTAGCTAAAGATGTAGAAAAAATTGGGGCTTCTGCAATTTTAGTTGGAGGTTCTTCCGCGTCTGATCAGATTGAAATGGCTCAAGTGGTTAAAGGTATTAAAAAAGGAATTAAAATTCCAGTAATCCTATTTCCTGGAAACATTACAGGTGTTGTACCTGATGCTGATGCAATATTATTTAGTTCATTAATGAATTCAGAGAATCCTTACTTCATCACACAAGCACAGGCCTTAGGTGCTCCAAGTGTTCTTAAATTTGGTTTAGAACCACTTCCAACCGCTTATTTAGTAATAGGAGATGGAACATCTGCTTGGTTTGTTGGTTCAGCAAGAGGAATTCCATTTGAAAAACCAAAAATTGCTGCTGCATATGCTCTTGCAGCACAATTTCTTGGAATGAGATTTGTATATTTAGAGGCGGGCTCTGGTGCAAAAACCAATGTTACACCTGAAATGGTCAAGGCTGTAAGACATGTATTTAATGGCTTTCTGATTGTGGGAGGGGGAATTAGAGATGTTAAAACTGCTCAAAATTTGGTTAAAGCAGGAGCTAATGCTTTAGTTATTGGAACATTCCTTGAAAAAGGTGGAAGTATTAAAAAACTAGAGCAAATATCAAAAGCAATTCAAAAAAAGTAAGTAATAGAACAATTATCATGTCTGAAAACAATGCAATTTCCCGTATCAATGGTATTAAAATGCCTGATTATTATCGTGAATACTACTCAAATCTTTCATCTGATACATATTCTATCTTTGAGCATGCAGCAAAAGCAAAATCTAGTCTAGTTGATTCTTCAGGAATTATTGAGCCAAAAATTGCTTTTGATTTAGCAGACAGAGTTGCTAAAATGCACGAAATCGATATTGCTGAACCACTCAGAGAAATACTAAAAATAAATGGAAAAGAACTCTCAGCATTAATTCTTTCAAAAGAAATTGCATTAGGAAAATATTCATTACAAAATGCATCTTTAGAAGAGAAGTTAGATCTTGCAGTTCGTGTTGGGTTAGCAATTGTTACAGAAGGTGTCACGATTGCACCATTACAAGGAATTAATGAAGTCAAAATTAAGAAAAATAAAGACGGTACAGAATACCTTTCTGTTTCGATCGCAGGGCCTATGCGTTCAGCAGGAGGTACAGAATCTGCTGTAACAATGCTAATTGCAGATCATGTTAGAAAAATTGCTGGATTATCAAAATTTCAAGCTAACTCTTTTGATGATGAAACAGGCAGATTTGTTGAAGAATTACGAATCTATGAAAGAGAAGCAAGTAGCTTTCAATTCCATATTTTAGATGAAGATATTGAACGTGTCATATCTAATCTTCCTGTAGAACTAGATGGTGTGGATACTGATCCTTATGAGGTTGTAAATCACAAAGGTATGACTCGTATCAAAACTGATAGAGTTAGAGGAGGTGCATTACGTGTTTTAAATGATGGATTAATTGGACGCTCTAAAAAACTACTAAAAAGAATTGAATTATACAATCTTGATGGATGGGAGTGGCTTAATGATCTTAAAGGTGCAGTTCAAACTGGTGATAATCAAGAAGATGCTGCTGCTAAAAGAATGCGAGAAGTAATCACTGGCAGATCTGTTTTATCTATGCCTAACAAATTAGGAGGATTCCGATTAAGATATGGGAGAGCATGTAATACTGGTTTCGCGGCAGTTGGGATTCATCCTGTAATTGCTGAAATTCTTGATCATACTATAGTTGTAGGCACACAAATCAAAATAGATATTCCTGGAAAAGGTGCTACTGTTGCATTTGTAGATTCAATAGATACCCCAATTGTTCGTCTGAAAAACGGAGATGTAGTAAAAATTAAAGATGTAAAACATGGATTAGAAATCAAAAATGAAATTAAAAAAATACTCCATTTAGGCGATATATTGATTTCATTTGGGGACTTTCTTGAAAATAATGCTCAACTTGTACCTTCGGGTTACGTTGAAGAATTTTGGATTGAGGAACTAAAACAAAAAATTCAAAAATACGAACCTTATGACCAACATCTAAATCAATTTTTAAGAAAAATACCTACAATTGACGAAGCACTGAAAATCTCTCTTGACTTTCAAATTCCATTACATCCACACTATCTGTATTACTGGGATTGTATTTCATCAGATGAACTTAACAAACTTTTAGAACCCAATAAGGTCAACTCTACATCGATAGAATATCCAATACAAATTAAACAAATTCTTGAAGACTTGGGTGTTCCCCATAAAGTTAAAAATGAAATAATTATTCTTGAAGAACAAGAGGCAAAAATATTCTTTAACCTTTTATTCAGACAAAAACCAATTATCACTGATTTATCAGTCCCAAAAATTTTAACACAAACATCTGGCATTAAAAT of Nitrosopumilus sp. contains these proteins:
- a CDS encoding DNA-directed DNA polymerase II small subunit, producing the protein MKKELSFALNYALNKGFQIHPDAFKILENVDVKKLERIIKEIVRQKTKQKLFQINQDDLETYLGIKEDLTLQNEIKVIFEPTNKITSGEGVKGYNALFSSRFNKLKRIISDRPESRLLKSAALVKTTKNDDDVYVCGLVSVRSTERNITKLVLEDPSGSFEGIVFDNELQKTAGTLLIDQFVMARVGLAKNSGYIIKDLILPDIPEQVKNKSETEAYAVFLSDLHIGSKYFMEEEFAEFISWISSPDPTARKIRFVLIGGDVVDGVGIYPNQNKELICLTIQEQLKKVEDLIDKIPKNIKIVIMPGNHDPGRRALPQPAIPKKYNSGLWDRENVIMVGNPAVVSLNGVRVMMFHGQSIDDIVKTTPGLSYDKPTNVMKHLLRARHLSPIYGSQTPIAPEIEDFLVIEDIPDIFHVGHVHRAELDMYKGILLINSGSWQKQTPFQASVGMTPNPGIAIMVNLKTFQVFHENYSSNLNNILQS
- a CDS encoding AAA family ATPase, whose product is MSDPIERMLDAAESGKSIIKNRDILHFTYIPNTILHRNSEQEQVTQSLLPILKQSRPSNLLVYGKPGTGKTLVVKKVLSKIQERVEKTNFPIKLIYSNSKDETTLYGLLVNLGRQLNLTEKELPSTGLATSEVFKRLLNKIDEDKLNAIFVIDEIDYLAQLIAKTGKDILYQFTRANERLKQGSLTLVGISNDLTFKEKLDPRVISSLGEEEIVFTNYNVEQIKKILEERIHDSFIENSVEEPALNLCAALAGGEHGDARRAIDLIRVAGEIAERQQSDKVTIEHVREATQKIEENKEETSLKSYPLHEKLVIIAIMKANGSSTGEIYSSYKNLCKIVGRNELTQRRVTQMLSEIEMSGIISGRIIHQGIHGRTKKYKLTVSSEMIKKSFKNELTLQDII
- a CDS encoding AbrB/MazE/SpoVT family DNA-binding domain-containing protein — encoded protein: MSVQENEVLVKITSAGTISIPKQFRKYMDIQKGEYVKVILGKDRLIVRKVVIS
- a CDS encoding winged helix DNA-binding protein, translating into MLIEIPEPEVILGVILAFLIGLVGLYSYYKVRPFVKPRGEIYDASQSERLEYYEKQLIDMKIRLDALEIQENEQKIEDPNLELKQFLEKLARNEVQENKSENTNKPEVIHEKPVSLPSVPPPNHINPIDYVLHLITNKTMTSRDIQITLKRSREHTSRLMKKLFEDGYVQRNTETKPYTYSITKKGIAKIEQSELNPAIT
- a CDS encoding geranylgeranylglyceryl/heptaprenylglyceryl phosphate synthase; this encodes MAGNKIETFLNLELKKKNALLFVLIDSEVSNLEASRKLAKDVEKIGASAILVGGSSASDQIEMAQVVKGIKKGIKIPVILFPGNITGVVPDADAILFSSLMNSENPYFITQAQALGAPSVLKFGLEPLPTAYLVIGDGTSAWFVGSARGIPFEKPKIAAAYALAAQFLGMRFVYLEAGSGAKTNVTPEMVKAVRHVFNGFLIVGGGIRDVKTAQNLVKAGANALVIGTFLEKGGSIKKLEQISKAIQKK
- a CDS encoding DNA polymerase II large subunit, which encodes MSENNAISRINGIKMPDYYREYYSNLSSDTYSIFEHAAKAKSSLVDSSGIIEPKIAFDLADRVAKMHEIDIAEPLREILKINGKELSALILSKEIALGKYSLQNASLEEKLDLAVRVGLAIVTEGVTIAPLQGINEVKIKKNKDGTEYLSVSIAGPMRSAGGTESAVTMLIADHVRKIAGLSKFQANSFDDETGRFVEELRIYEREASSFQFHILDEDIERVISNLPVELDGVDTDPYEVVNHKGMTRIKTDRVRGGALRVLNDGLIGRSKKLLKRIELYNLDGWEWLNDLKGAVQTGDNQEDAAAKRMREVITGRSVLSMPNKLGGFRLRYGRACNTGFAAVGIHPVIAEILDHTIVVGTQIKIDIPGKGATVAFVDSIDTPIVRLKNGDVVKIKDVKHGLEIKNEIKKILHLGDILISFGDFLENNAQLVPSGYVEEFWIEELKQKIQKYEPYDQHLNQFLRKIPTIDEALKISLDFQIPLHPHYLYYWDCISSDELNKLLEPNKVNSTSIEYPIQIKQILEDLGVPHKVKNEIIILEEQEAKIFFNLLFRQKPIITDLSVPKILTQTSGIKINNKFSTSIGVRIGRPEKAAARQMKPPTHVLFPISDKGGPTRDLLKASRNEHFFADIFNRHCNQCNQPSIGIKCSICGTKTTITYRCTNCRDDLIEPFCHKCKRKAPTHSHKEFPLKKRLLLAQEKMGLRAKEPYKGVKELINQDKIAEPLEKGLARQNFGLTTFKDGTVRFDATNSPLTHFKPSWIGTSIKKLKQLGYSYDIDGKPLEHMDQIIEIRMQDVIIPYESGNYLVSTCKYIDVLLEKFYGHSSFYNVQNSKDLIGHLIIGLAPHTSVGIVGRIIGFTETHVCFATPNWHSAKRRDADGDADSIMLLMDSLLNFSRQFLSDRIGGLMDAPLLIQPLVLPHESQPQAHNLEVTKYLSLEFFESTLTKIKASNVLSVEIIKTRLETERQFYDYFFTHPTSSLTASKSRSAYSTLGSMLDKFDMQVKNAELINAVNTSEIVSNVISTHLVPDIMGNLRAYARQNFRCTGCGKSFRRIPLIQTCYCGHKLIPTITRGSVEKYLKLAKRLVEKYNVGEYQKGRIHALSDEIELVFGKSKGDQSLLTDYD